CGGTGCCGAGGCCGGCGGTGATGGTCAGGATGGACGCCGGTCCCGCCATGTCGACCGCGTGCCATGTCCCGGCCGGGTTGACGGTGGCCTCGCCCGGCCCGAGCACAACCCGGTCGGGCACTCCGTCCACATCGCGGGTGACCGTCACCGACCCGCTGAGGCAGACGACCAGTTCGTCGCCGGCGGGGTGGCGCTCCCAATGGTCGCCGAGGCCGTCGCCGTCGAAGATCGTCACCATCCGGCCCTCGGCGCCGTCCGCCGCGACCGCGGCGCTGTAGGCCTGGAGCACCTCCGGGTCCCAGGCGAAGCCCTCGACGGGGTTCGCTCTCGACCCCAGCCCGAGGTGCACGGGGGTGGTCCGCAGGTCGATGGCGTTGGATTCGTGATTGACGAGTCTCATGCCGACGATCGTCACAGGACAGCAACAGGGTGGTCTTGAAGGAAAGGGAACGGAAGCCGACGCGATGGGCGGCCGGTCGGCGACTACCCAGCCCCGAGCAGGACTTCGCCGCGACGCCATACTGTCGGCGATCGGCCCGTGAACTCGCTCCAGTCCCGGACGAGATGGGCTTGGTCGGCGTAGCCGGAGACGGTCGCCACATCGGCCCACGGAAGCGGGGCGTGCAGGGTGGCCAGTTCGTGGG
The nucleotide sequence above comes from Streptomyces sp. ML-6. Encoded proteins:
- a CDS encoding cupin domain-containing protein, which produces MRLVNHESNAIDLRTTPVHLGLGSRANPVEGFAWDPEVLQAYSAAVAADGAEGRMVTIFDGDGLGDHWERHPAGDELVVCLSGSVTVTRDVDGVPDRVVLGPGEATVNPAGTWHAVDMAGPASILTITAGLGTDHRPRTEARPTEHVGTSGPRTP